The Thermincola ferriacetica genome segment TAAGGCGCTGCCGCTGAGCCTCCAGCATATGTTCGCTATGTTTGGGGCTTCCGTATTGGTGCCGATCCTGTTTAAAATCGACCCGGCAACAGTACTATTTTTTAATGGTGTCGGCACTCTGCTCTACATTTTCATTACCAAGGGTAAGATACCTGCTTTTTTGGGTTCCAGTTTTGCTTTTATTGCCCCGGTTTATGTTGTTATGGCCGGTTATGACTATCGTACAGCCTTGGGCGGATTTATTGCCGCAGGTATTACCTTTATAACGGTGGCTATAATTGTTAAATTTGCCGGAATAGACTGGCTGAAAAAAGTATTTCCGCCGGCGTCCATGGGCGCTATTGTTGCCATTATCGGACTGGAGCTGGCGCCGGTGGCCGCTGATATGGCCGGTTTCCCGGTAGGACTAAACACCAAAGCGCTGGATCCGAAAATGGTCACTATTTCCATGGTGACTTTGTTGACTGTTATATTGGGTTCAGTTCTTTTCAGAGGATTTTTGAAGGTGATTCCTGTTTTAATAGGCGTTATAGTTGGTTATATTGTCTCAGTTTTAATGGGGGTGGTAAGCCTTGAGGCAGTGTCAACGGCGCCTTTGGTTAAAATTCCCGAAGTATATTTTCCTCCCAAATTTAATTTAACAGCTATTATAACTATTTTACCTGCGGCTTTTGTGGTAATAGCTGAACACATAGGACACTTAGTGGTAACGGAAAAGATTGTGGGACGCGAACTTTCCAGAGACCCCGGTCTGCACCGGTCCATGATGGGGGACGGCATTTCTACCACCCTGTCCGGCATCTTCGGATCTGTTCCTACGACCACTTACGGTGAAAATATCGGTGTTTTGGCTATCACTAAAGTTTACAGTGTATGGGTCATTGGCGGTGCAGCAATTTTTTCTATAGTCCTGGCTTTCTCCGGTACCCTGACAGCTTTAATTCGAAGTATTCCTACTCCTGTTATCGGCGGCATATCGATGCTGTTGTTCGGAGTTATTGCCGCTTCCGGAATTCGGATGCTCATCGAAGAAAAGGTAGACTACAGCAAATCCAGAAACCTTATCTTAACGGCTGTTATTATGATTATAGGCTTAAGCGGAGCTTACATTAACATCGGTGAAGTGAAGTTAAAAGGTATGGCCCTAGCCACAGTCGTAGCAATCGTTCTTAACCTTTTCTTCCTTAGCTTCGAAAAGTTCAATCTGCTGAATGAGTAACACAAAAAAATTTTTATCATTTCCTTGCGTTTCAAAAATATTTGTTATATAATACCCCTATAGGGTAAGGAGAACTTCTTACCTATAAGGAGGTGACGCACGTGATTACTGTAACGGGTAAAGCTCAGGAAGAGTTAAAAAAGGTGCTTGATGAACACGGCGCCGATATAATCAGGGTGTTTATAGATGGCTTTGGCTGAAGCGGCCCGAGTTTCAAAATGGCTTTGGAAAAGTCAGTTAATGAAGATGACCATGTTTACGAGCAGGATGGCTTTAAAATAGTCATCAGCAAAGCCTATGATACGGACTATAACAACCTGGAAATTGGTTGGGTCAAGAGTTACATGGGCGAAGGATTCAGCATTTACGATACCGGTAAATCAGGTTCATGCTGTGATTCGGGTTGCGGTGGATGCTAGAATTAACAAAGCTAAAAAGTGATCAAACCCTCACCCTAAATCCAAGAAGGCTGCAAGGTATTAACCCTTGCGGCCTTCTGATTTTTCTGAATCGGGATAAAGTTGTAATGTGGGCAGGAATCATTTATCCAATTGTTGAAAAAAGAAAAATGATAAAAAACAGTTTTTCGGAGGTGCATGATGTTAAAAAAATTATTAGCCAGTGTAGGCATAGGTTCTGCCAAAGTTGACCTCGAAATCCCCAATCCTCAGGTCGAGCTGGGGGGCATACTGGAAGGCGTGGTAAAAATCAAAG includes the following:
- the uraA gene encoding uracil permease is translated as MPKNRHQRGIHLKNFVDVDEKLPLPKALPLSLQHMFAMFGASVLVPILFKIDPATVLFFNGVGTLLYIFITKGKIPAFLGSSFAFIAPVYVVMAGYDYRTALGGFIAAGITFITVAIIVKFAGIDWLKKVFPPASMGAIVAIIGLELAPVAADMAGFPVGLNTKALDPKMVTISMVTLLTVILGSVLFRGFLKVIPVLIGVIVGYIVSVLMGVVSLEAVSTAPLVKIPEVYFPPKFNLTAIITILPAAFVVIAEHIGHLVVTEKIVGRELSRDPGLHRSMMGDGISTTLSGIFGSVPTTTYGENIGVLAITKVYSVWVIGGAAIFSIVLAFSGTLTALIRSIPTPVIGGISMLLFGVIAASGIRMLIEEKVDYSKSRNLILTAVIMIIGLSGAYINIGEVKLKGMALATVVAIVLNLFFLSFEKFNLLNE